The window ACCCAAGGATGAACCCAAAGAGGAACGAAAGGAAGACGTCAATGAGGAACCTAAGGACAAAGTCAaggagaaagtagaggaggaagtCTTCCCAACCGAAGAGACATAGGCACCAGCACCAACCATTCTGGATTTTGAAGAATAAATTATATCCCCGATAAAGACATTTCTCACCACTGGAATCTTCGCCGGtttaaagaaaaagaaaaagcttATAGAAGAGGAAACGCCCAAAGATGAGACTGTTGAGAAGGAACAGGAACCGCAAAGCATTGAAAAACAGGAGGATGTAAACACACCAGAGGAAGCTGGACTTGAGCAAGAACAAACAAAGGAGGAGATCAGTCCAGGTGTTGAGAGGGAACAAAATGAGAAACAACTTCAATTTGAAATTGCAGCCACAATGTTAGAGGGAGTAACATATTCCCTAATGGCTGAGACATCCAATGTCCCAGAACTCAATAAGAGTAATGTCCCTAAAACTAGTGAAAACAGAGAGGATGTTCTTGAAGAGCAGCCAGCTACTAATGTATTACAGACAATTATCTCAAATGAAGCTGAACTTCTTAGCTCTCAAGAGGAGGCTAAAAGTCAAGGAAGTTCAGTCCAGGATATTATTGAAGACCAGTCTCCTTCTTGGAGATTCGTAACAGTTATAACAAATAAAGCTGAAACAAATTAAGCCAAACTTCTTAACTCTCAAGACAAAGTTAAAACCCAGGAAAGTATTGAAGAGCAGTCTCATTCTTGGGGATTTGTCACAGCCACAGATGATGTTCCTGAAGAGGAGCCAGATCCTGAGATATTACTGACAGTTACCTCAAACAAGGCTAAACTTCTTAACTCTCAAGAGGAAGCTAAAAGCCAAGGAATTCCAGTCCAGGATATTCTTGATGAGCAGTCTTCTTCTTGGGGATTCCACACAGTTATCTCAAATGAAGCTGAACTTAGCTCACAAGAGAAAGCTAAAAATCAAGGAAGTCCACTCAGGAAGCTCTTATCTGGGGCTGGTTTGAAGAAGCTTACTAGGAAGCGGAGAGGTAGTAAACCAGAAAAGTTGACCGGATCTGGTGAGCATGTAGCTGAGGATCTACTGTCATCCACAGAGTCAGCGGAGTACCAGAAAGGAGAAAGTCCTGCCTCTCTGCCAGAAGAATTAGCAGCAGAGCAGGTAAACGTGTCTGCTCAGGTAGGGTCAAGCCACGAATCAGATGATGATGTAACCTCTGACAGTGAAAGGAAGAAGGATAGCACCTGGACGAATGACGCCCAGAAGACATCCCAAAAGATGAGGAGCCAAAGAAAAGTGATGGGGAGCATGTACTAGAAAATAGCACAGAAGAGCCCAAAAAGAAGGTCGATATATATCTGTTTCTTGGGAGGCTCTCCTATgtggatctgcaaagaggaggggCAGAAAAACATCTGACTCAGAGGAAGCAAGCACCCATGAATGAAGGTGAAATACTAAGTGAACCAGGAAAAACTGCAGTCGCCAGTGGACAGTTCTCAGGAGAGAGGTTATGAACATTGTATCTCTTCCCCTGAGCAAGCTGGAAGTCCCTCAGGGAGTGAAGGGAGGTCTACATGGAAATACCGTAAAAGCTGATCACCTCAAATAAGAAGGCAAAAACCAAGGAGGCAGGCAAAGTTAGCTCACCAGAGCAGATGCAATGTGGCAGCGAAATCACCAAAGAGGAGTCTTCTTTTTCTCTAAAGAAACTCATCCCTGGACGCAAAAAGAGAAAGCATGGAGAAAAGCAGGAACCAATATCTTCTGACGAGGCAGATAAGGGTCTTGGATCAGATGATGAGGAGGACTCTGAAACGCCAGCAGTGGTCCCCATGTCAGAGTTTGATGCAGAAGAGCTAGGAGAGAAACACAACATATCAACTGAGGCTGTTATAGAAACTCTACTAAACATAACAGAAGAAGAAACTCAGCCAGACGTCTCTAGTCTGGTCACCGAATTGGCCATACCCAAAGACACCCTGCCCACTGAAGCAGAGAAGGCTCAAGACAAATATACTGTGGAACAGTTGGCCCCATCAACATCCCCCACTGCTATGGAA is drawn from Coregonus clupeaformis isolate EN_2021a chromosome 25, ASM2061545v1, whole genome shotgun sequence and contains these coding sequences:
- the LOC121538935 gene encoding LOW QUALITY PROTEIN: A-kinase anchor protein 12-like (The sequence of the model RefSeq protein was modified relative to this genomic sequence to represent the inferred CDS: inserted 1 base in 1 codon; deleted 2 bases in 1 codon), translated to MAETSNVPELNKNEEPKKSDGEHVLENSTEEPKKKVDISVSWEALLCGSAKRRGRKTSDSEEEKLQSPVDSSQERGYEHCISSPEQAGSPSGSEGRSTWKYRKXLITSNKKAKTKEAGKVSSPEQMQCGSEITKEESSFSLKKLIPGRKKRKHGEKQEPISSDEADKGLGSDDEEDSETPAVVPMSEFDAEELGEKHNISTEAVIETLLNITEEETQPDVSSLVTELAIPKDTLPTEAEKAQDKYTVEQLAPSTSPTAMEDFEDLTEFISKHQQLSDIPEEGLIKETIATQVSTAEEATRDDTIAEDLIELTSEAVTAPEPLDEETTEMVSAVSQLTDESTKTSGSTTPVPLE